A single window of Acanthopagrus latus isolate v.2019 chromosome 1, fAcaLat1.1, whole genome shotgun sequence DNA harbors:
- the LOC119020919 gene encoding dynactin subunit 6-like gives MADKQNSQKSVRIAAGAVVCVESEIRGDVTIGPRTVVHPKARIIAEAGPIVIGEGNLIEEQALIINGYPENIIPDSEVEPKTMTIGMNNVFEVGCVSQALKIGDNNVIESKADVGRNVILTSGCIIGAFCQVNTCEVIPENTVIYGSGCMRRVQTERPQPQTLQLDFLMKILPNYHHLKKTIKAGQSAS, from the exons ATGGCAGATAAACAAAATTCTCAGAAAAG CGTCAGAATAGCCGCCGGAGCCGTAGTTTGTGTTGAAAGTGAAATTAGAGGAGACGTCACCATCG GCCCCAGGACAGTAGTCCATCCAAAAGCTCGTATCATCGCAGAGGCAGGACCCATCGTGATTGGAGAAGGCAATCTGATCGAGGAGCAAGCTCTGATCATCAATGG TTACCCAGAAAACATCATACCGGATTCAGAGGTGGAACCAAAGACGATGACCATCGGCATGAACAATGTATTTGAAGTTGGCTGTG TGTCACAAGCCCTGAAAATTGGGGACAACAACGTCATCGAATCTAAAG CTGACGTTGGAAGGAACGTGATCCTCACCAGTGGCTGTATTATTGGAGCCTTCTGTCAGGTCAACACATGCGAAGTCATACCTGAGAACACGGTCATCTACGGCTCTGGATGCATGAGGCGGGTTCAGACGGAGAGACCACAG CCCCAGACTCTACAGCTCGACTTCCTGATGAAGATTTTGCCAAACTACCACCATTTGAAGAAAACTATTAAAGCCGGCCAAAGTGCTAGCTAG